A window of Hordeum vulgare subsp. vulgare chromosome 5H, MorexV3_pseudomolecules_assembly, whole genome shotgun sequence genomic DNA:
GTCCACGCACTGCTACTTTATCCTGACCTAGGGGTGCCATTGGGTCCACTTAGCAGTAGCACCTTTTCTTGtaagaagcgctactgctaaattgtACCAGTAGCGCTCTTTGTAGTCAGCGCTACtggtacttagcagtagcgtgctGGCCCTAAGAAGCGTTATTAGTAAGTTTCTATCTATAAGCTTTTTCCTAGTAGCGTGACTCACAATATGATGCAAGACGTCAGGAGCcaggtggaggcggcggtggtcgACAGTGAGGCATGCTAGGAGGTCTAGTGGGACACCTTCCTCACCCGCATGGCATGCACATGCTCCTCAAAAGCCCACAACACTTGTGCGGGAGggcgtaggaggaggaggagcttaaCGAAACGATGTGTAGAAGGTTGGCGTTGGTGCATGGACCGGAGGGCGTGGAGGGTGAGGAAATAAGGAGTCTGTCGACGACTAATTTGACGTTGGCGCACCGTGGCTAGGGTGGAGAAGGAGGTTGCGAACAACAACGATGGGGCGTCTTGGGTCAATTAATGGAGCGGACTGAAGAGGGAGGGTGCAAGGCGTAAGGACATGGTCGTGGTGGTctccaacaacgacaacgaaaagGGGCGACCATGGCAGTGCTTGGTTTGACCTCGGTGGAGTGAAGCACGGAGAAGAAAGAGGTTGTGGCTGCGTTGCGAACGACGGGTAGGAAGACGGAGGTATGCGAGAGACGGCGATAcatgaggtggtgctcgccgAGAGTGGGTTGCCATCGATGTCCTACAACACAATAGAGACGCATGTGAGTTGTTTGAAGAAATGCCCCAAAAGAagtggagagaggagaagaaattgatGTGTGGCCACATATGTCATAACAATACACGGTTTACAACGTTGATTTGTATGCCACATGGCTGTAGCGGGCAGGTCTCATATGTCATAAAATAGTTTAAACTCGATAAATCGGTCATCAATGCAACATGGTAGCTTTTGGAATCGAAAATCAAACACTTGTGGTACCTTTTGGAAAAAAAATGTTAAAAGCAATAGTTTTAGAAAACCCTAGTCTGAATTGTGACAACCTTTActcttttattttatgtttatgtTAAAAAGTTTAactttaaaatattttttaaacataACACACACGCATAGGCTCATATATTCACAATGAACATTCTCTCGCACGCATGCTGTGGGTCATACCTATCTCGTACTTCATCAAACTCACGGCAGCAGCCGTTTAGCCAAAGCCATCTGGATTCAACCACTGCGCCGCACCATTGGTGACTGGTCACATTTTCTCCCTGGCGCTTACGGTATATCCCCGGCAGCAAGTGAATGATTGCTGCTCGTCGGACACACCAGCAGCTCGTTTAGTAGTACCAGATGTCACGGTAAACCAAAGCTCCAAAAGGGCCATCTCGGTGTGACCACTGACCAGAGCGGCGCACCAACTGTCAAATATTCAGTGCGCTCTCTCTTCCTCTGTCCGATCCTTCTCTCTCCGACTCCAGAGTCCAGACACACACGTACGCAACCATGCCTAGATCCTTCGTGATCACCGTCTTCGTCGCCGTGAGCACCATGCTCGCCACCATGGCGGTGGCGGACACGCCGGCCGACTGCCCGTACCCGTGCCTGCCGCCACCAACCTCAGGAGGAATCATCAACAGCTacccgccaccgccaccagcagGAACAGGTGGGGGCGACGGCTTCGGCGGCAGCTACCCGCCACCTCCGCCAGGGGGCTTCCAGCTGACCCCGCCCGGGGTCATGCCGGGGTTCCTCGCGCCGCCGTACAGCGCCGTCCCTGCCGGGCCGGCTCCTCCGCCGCCGAACCCGGTCCTGCCGTGGTTCCCGTGGTACTACCAGCACGACAACCCGGTCACGGGGTCGACCGCGTCGGCGTCCCCGCCACCGGCGGTGCACCGGGGGACGACGTGCATGGTCACCCTGCTGCTCCAACTGTGTTTGGCGATTCTTCTTCGGGCGCCATAGGGTACTTTGTCAGCTTGTTAATAACCATGGTGTGTTAATTACTCCTAGTTGGTACGCAGTGTGTTTCGTTAATTGAGGTGTTCTTTCGAGTCTTTGTAGCTAGCATGAGCCCGTAGAAAAGCTTGCAAATACTGTTCTTAATTATAGCTCACACACTGTTGTCAAGCATATAGACCACAAGAATACGTAATTTTGAAGGTAATCATTGTACACATGGATGTCCTGTTGCTCTTTGGCAATTACTGTATATAGTTTGGTGAAGATTGCTCCCGCACTTTATGcttatatatatatagtcgagGTCCCTATACAGTCTGAACTTTGAACATAGTGGGTTCTCTGTTAAAGTCTGTAATTTTCTGAAGCCACCGTGCGGCGCATTTCCTACTTTACAGTTTTCCCTCTGAGGGATACAGAAAGGTACTTTCTCTTTGCCCTCACCATTCAGCAAGCCATCGTCGACAAGGTTTCGTGCCAGCCTTTATCGATCGACTGCGTTTGTTGAGATGTCCAAATCTGTACATTCAACTCAACAGCAACGCATCAGCAACTAAATCGACTCTGGGGCCACAAAAGCGAGACAGGTTTTCGAGCCCAATCCCGCATTATTTCAAGCCAAATGAGCTGCTCTCTTCTGCTGCTACACCCCGATAATTGTTGGTTGCGATCGTCTGGTAAATCAGCGGGACACATTTATTTTACTAGTCTAACAATTATTGTGTTGATTGACGTACGTCATGGCGTAGAAGATTGAGAACAACGTCGGACACGTTGCCCTTCTGGATGCTGCTTGTTGCGCTAGCGGTGCTTCAGGATCCTACCTGAAGGATCATGTACATCCAACCAATCGTGACACGGTTTTGGAGGCATGTATAGTGACGTTCGGACTGCTTGTTCTTTTATTTTAATTAAAAATGTAAAAGAGAAATCATTAATTAAAAAGATGAAAGAGAATTATCTGG
This region includes:
- the LOC123395642 gene encoding formin-A-like, which codes for MPRSFVITVFVAVSTMLATMAVADTPADCPYPCLPPPTSGGIINSYPPPPPAGTGGGDGFGGSYPPPPPGGFQLTPPGVMPGFLAPPYSAVPAGPAPPPPNPVLPWFPWYYQHDNPVTGSTASASPPPAVHRGTTCMVTLLLQLCLAILLRAP